The following coding sequences lie in one Erwinia amylovora genomic window:
- a CDS encoding SrfA family protein codes for MAKIFLRSGSLDALLALGESGQPVYLSALQLRETLRLRKQSPVADCLAIPQLNDAGNRLDWYSPLAGKVTTWASASNSARSAALNQLLACQSIFAEISERALRSEKPGQKLFGALLNKALQFPDQNFVYLVDGKPVITFWGFISLDKKSRQNAFDCLTLDDVEPQLALSRLAPVTAASVALSRLAPVTAASVAVAQPAPLPAQQPDPVIPSLTAQDAQDIASEPEATDEPASDAVPVVPLVAVKPPVRAWLRYGWLLPAAALLVTFGVQLKGCSDSPIATAPPTTATSPAVEPASPPVRSAPAVLSALPLTAATVAPAPQPAPAPEPAAAAVPVADVRPAEKDDLVMPQNAVKIGSVKFLNGNWRVRVQVKNPLTGTPPMLKYQLQNGKGSARITQGDGVSCRVEVFAGLMKSGNLVINSRSKARCSDGSRYQMPELVCKQGLTGAAECSGRYNDDTVLPMTMKRESK; via the coding sequence GTGGCAAAAATCTTCTTACGCAGTGGAAGTCTGGACGCGCTTCTTGCTCTCGGTGAAAGCGGTCAACCGGTTTATCTCTCCGCTTTGCAACTGCGCGAAACCCTGCGCCTGAGAAAACAGTCGCCAGTAGCCGACTGCCTGGCTATCCCTCAACTGAACGATGCCGGCAATCGTCTTGACTGGTATTCTCCCTTAGCGGGTAAAGTAACTACCTGGGCTTCTGCCAGTAACAGTGCACGAAGCGCGGCGCTGAATCAGCTGCTGGCATGCCAGAGTATATTCGCCGAAATCAGCGAACGCGCTCTGCGCTCGGAAAAACCAGGCCAGAAACTGTTCGGCGCCCTGCTAAACAAGGCGCTGCAATTCCCCGACCAGAACTTTGTCTATCTGGTTGATGGCAAGCCGGTCATCACCTTCTGGGGGTTTATCAGTCTGGATAAAAAGTCCCGTCAGAACGCTTTTGACTGTTTAACCCTTGATGATGTTGAACCCCAGCTTGCCCTGTCGCGCCTGGCTCCTGTTACTGCTGCCAGCGTTGCCCTGTCGCGCCTGGCTCCTGTTACTGCTGCCAGCGTTGCCGTGGCGCAGCCCGCACCCTTGCCAGCGCAGCAGCCGGACCCGGTCATCCCGTCCCTCACCGCGCAAGACGCGCAAGATATCGCCAGCGAACCAGAAGCGACAGATGAACCGGCGTCAGATGCTGTTCCCGTGGTGCCGTTAGTCGCGGTAAAACCACCCGTCCGGGCCTGGCTGCGTTATGGCTGGTTGCTGCCAGCCGCCGCATTACTGGTTACTTTTGGCGTACAGTTGAAAGGCTGCAGCGACAGCCCCATCGCGACAGCGCCTCCGACCACGGCCACTTCCCCTGCTGTGGAGCCAGCATCACCACCAGTCCGCTCTGCACCGGCTGTGTTGAGCGCGCTACCGCTGACAGCCGCGACCGTCGCGCCCGCGCCACAGCCTGCTCCAGCCCCGGAACCTGCTGCTGCCGCTGTCCCGGTAGCGGATGTACGCCCGGCAGAGAAAGATGACCTGGTGATGCCGCAAAACGCGGTAAAAATCGGCTCCGTCAAGTTTCTCAATGGAAACTGGCGCGTTCGGGTACAGGTGAAAAACCCGCTAACCGGCACACCGCCCATGCTGAAATACCAACTACAGAATGGTAAAGGCAGCGCCCGTATTACCCAGGGCGATGGCGTAAGCTGCCGGGTTGAGGTGTTCGCCGGACTGATGAAGTCAGGCAATCTGGTGATTAACAGCCGCAGCAAAGCGCGTTGCAGCGACGGCTCGCGCTATCAGATGCCGGAGCTGGTTTGTAAACAGGGTTTGACCGGCGCAGCGGAGTGCAGCGGCCGTTATAATGACGACACGGTGCTGCCAATGACCATGAAGCGTGAGAGTAAATGA
- a CDS encoding virulence factor SrfB, with protein sequence MLATMTEFTPNMTLIQNSGIQFLDFALKPDLAADWPGKFVRQTANGPLLRLNYHQQSGKYLLPQVAGAPAEVVKPEFSFPLEQSLALLNAQWLPLPFFRFNPPRTFIGGPDNWARVQVVALAKADASGNTHRIVLAFDTKVWADGEDESLALNENDVKNGVSFALAHHSDELGEFLDQTWVDGWLREAFSESASQLEQRPQVNIKTALREFEYQAHYLNILHFLAHQLSLPELKIIAATLQEPAIAVDLILDVGNSHTCGIMVEDHTDDHQGLRHTYELQMRNLSQPHQLYNELFESRVEFAQASFGKQNFSLESGRDDAFVWPSITRVGREAGQLALQRLGTEGATGLSSPRRYLWDEESYTPGWRFSRTPGNLMQERPAIAQPLTNLINDEGQPLYSIALEDRLPVFAPHYSRSSLMSLMLSELLAQALLQINSPMQRQKMLHGSAPRQLRNIILTLPSAMPKPEREIFRRRMQEAIALVWKAMGWHPQDDDFTLAVDRAKSSVPVPQVQMEWDEATCGQMVYLYNETQVNFGGRAGAFFASMARPDRARAADEPAGKTLRIASIDIGGGTTDLAITQYRLDDGVGNNVKISPRLLFREGFKLAGDDILLDVIQLYVLPALQIAFKKAGIVNPEAVMTRLFGHQGHMDGHSTLRQQVTLQLFIPLGQAILAAYEDFDPLDLNAEIDARFAELLAQPPTDKLLDYVNREIQCELPADAPAFDILDVPLIVRLSKLHGEFLSPRMNITHSLRSMSEVVAVYDCDVLLLTGRPSRFPGVQALFRHLQPLPVSRILSLDGYHTNDWYPFNKQGKIENPKSTAAVGAMLCLLSLDLRLGNFWFKAGDFQPYSTIRYLGMLDGTGALTTDNVWYSDIDLDKQNFNLDVRSRFQVRGALTLGFRQLDNDRWPASPLYTLTIVDSQLARSVAGDNVLRIKLAVSRPFGEFGPERFAIAEASLDDGSLVPLEHLCLRLNTLAGSGSGIAHYWIDSGSVYKK encoded by the coding sequence ATGCTGGCGACAATGACAGAATTTACACCCAATATGACGCTGATACAGAACAGCGGCATTCAGTTCCTCGACTTTGCTTTGAAGCCGGATCTCGCTGCCGACTGGCCGGGTAAATTTGTGCGCCAGACGGCGAACGGTCCCCTGCTGCGGCTTAACTATCATCAGCAGAGCGGAAAGTATTTGCTGCCTCAGGTTGCGGGTGCGCCTGCTGAAGTGGTGAAGCCCGAATTCAGCTTCCCGCTGGAGCAATCACTGGCTTTGCTTAACGCCCAGTGGCTGCCGCTGCCTTTTTTCCGCTTTAACCCCCCGCGAACTTTTATCGGCGGCCCTGATAACTGGGCGCGAGTGCAGGTCGTCGCCTTAGCTAAGGCGGATGCCAGCGGCAATACGCATCGCATCGTGCTGGCGTTTGATACCAAAGTCTGGGCCGATGGCGAAGATGAATCGCTGGCGTTAAATGAAAATGACGTTAAGAACGGGGTCAGTTTTGCCCTGGCTCACCACAGCGATGAGCTGGGAGAATTTCTCGATCAAACCTGGGTGGATGGCTGGCTGCGTGAAGCCTTCAGCGAAAGTGCATCCCAGCTGGAGCAGCGCCCACAGGTAAATATCAAAACCGCACTGCGCGAATTCGAGTATCAGGCCCACTATCTGAATATCCTGCATTTTCTTGCTCACCAGCTGTCGCTGCCTGAACTGAAGATCATCGCCGCCACCTTGCAGGAGCCGGCAATTGCCGTGGATTTGATCCTCGACGTGGGCAATTCACACACGTGCGGCATTATGGTTGAAGACCACACGGACGATCACCAGGGCCTCAGGCACACCTACGAATTGCAGATGCGTAATCTCAGTCAGCCCCATCAGCTGTACAACGAACTGTTCGAAAGCCGCGTCGAGTTTGCTCAGGCCAGCTTTGGTAAACAGAATTTCTCGCTGGAAAGCGGCCGCGATGATGCCTTTGTTTGGCCTTCAATTACCCGGGTCGGGCGTGAAGCGGGTCAACTGGCGCTGCAGCGCCTCGGTACCGAAGGCGCGACCGGGCTTTCCAGTCCGCGCCGCTATTTGTGGGATGAAGAGAGCTACACGCCTGGCTGGCGTTTCAGTCGTACGCCGGGCAACCTGATGCAGGAGCGACCGGCCATCGCCCAGCCGCTGACCAACCTGATTAATGATGAGGGGCAGCCGCTGTATAGCATTGCGCTGGAGGACCGTCTGCCGGTGTTCGCACCCCATTACAGCCGCAGCTCGCTGATGAGCCTGATGCTGTCTGAGCTGCTGGCACAGGCGTTGTTGCAAATCAACAGCCCGATGCAACGTCAGAAAATGCTACACGGCAGCGCGCCGCGTCAGCTGCGCAATATTATCCTTACCCTGCCGTCGGCAATGCCGAAACCGGAACGCGAAATTTTCCGCCGCCGTATGCAGGAAGCGATTGCGCTGGTATGGAAAGCGATGGGCTGGCATCCGCAGGACGACGATTTTACCCTCGCCGTGGATCGGGCGAAAAGCAGCGTCCCGGTACCTCAGGTGCAGATGGAGTGGGATGAAGCGACCTGTGGCCAGATGGTTTATCTGTATAACGAAACACAGGTTAATTTCGGCGGTCGTGCCGGGGCGTTCTTCGCCAGCATGGCGCGCCCCGACCGCGCCAGAGCGGCCGATGAACCGGCAGGTAAAACGTTGCGCATTGCCTCGATTGATATCGGCGGGGGCACCACCGACCTGGCCATCACTCAGTATCGCCTTGATGACGGCGTTGGCAATAACGTTAAAATTTCGCCGCGCCTGCTGTTCCGCGAAGGCTTTAAGCTGGCGGGGGACGATATCCTGCTGGACGTCATCCAGCTCTACGTGCTGCCAGCGTTACAGATTGCATTTAAAAAGGCCGGTATTGTTAACCCGGAAGCGGTGATGACGCGCCTGTTCGGCCATCAGGGTCATATGGACGGCCACTCCACGCTGCGTCAGCAGGTGACGTTGCAGCTGTTTATTCCCCTTGGTCAGGCGATCCTTGCCGCCTATGAAGACTTCGATCCGCTCGATCTCAATGCAGAAATTGACGCACGCTTTGCCGAACTGCTGGCCCAGCCGCCGACTGACAAACTGCTCGACTACGTCAATCGTGAAATCCAGTGCGAGCTGCCGGCTGATGCGCCAGCCTTTGATATTCTGGACGTGCCGCTGATAGTCCGACTGAGCAAGCTGCATGGCGAGTTCCTGTCGCCACGCATGAACATCACCCACAGTTTGCGCTCAATGTCTGAAGTGGTTGCGGTATATGACTGCGATGTGCTGCTGCTAACCGGTCGCCCTTCACGCTTCCCCGGCGTACAGGCGCTGTTCCGCCATCTGCAACCGCTGCCGGTCAGCCGTATTCTCTCTCTGGACGGCTACCATACCAATGACTGGTATCCGTTTAACAAGCAGGGAAAAATTGAAAACCCGAAATCAACGGCGGCGGTCGGGGCGATGCTGTGCCTGCTTTCTCTCGATCTGCGGCTGGGCAACTTTTGGTTCAAAGCCGGCGACTTCCAGCCCTACTCGACTATCCGATATCTGGGAATGCTGGACGGCACAGGCGCGCTGACGACAGATAACGTTTGGTATAGCGATATCGATCTCGACAAGCAAAATTTCAATCTGGACGTGCGCAGTCGCTTCCAGGTGCGCGGCGCGTTAACGCTTGGCTTTCGCCAGCTGGACAACGACCGCTGGCCCGCCTCGCCTCTGTATACCTTGACCATCGTTGATTCACAGCTGGCGCGCAGCGTGGCCGGAGATAACGTGTTACGCATCAAACTGGCGGTCAGTCGCCCGTTTGGCGAGTTCGGCCCGGAGCGTTTCGCCATTGCCGAAGCCAGCCTGGACGACGGCAGTCTGGTGCCGCTTGAGCATCTGTGCCTCAGGCTGAATACGCTGGCCGGCAGTGGATCCGGCATCGCGCATTACTGGATTGACAGCGGGAGCGTCTACAAGAAATGA
- a CDS encoding virulence factor SrfC family protein, whose product MKSLNNILSAQAKNQGDALTQGIGQALEWLEVNRQLAPRLNREADRLTSKLLRQHNRAVVLARQAEQPCAIGLFGLAQAGKSYLVNALAASSKGRIECALGNSVLDYASQLNPQQQTANLVLRFSGRQHSSDSRWPVQLDLLTECEIVAILALQYHQTCGSHPGETAAFDEQQLEDKVQNVAMYRQPEGIDGIDRHQMVALWDAIRLILPANSALESHFWPQATELAPQLGVDERARLFSLLWGEDRQLTALYRQLAHVLHHLSCVEQVLAPLSVLDEPCYSLLYSSGVSQFNAATDLTIQVLPRHNGRGLAPVSVALAELTLLSREIVLPLYSAPREELFSEVDLLDYPGFTTPSVLPDDEQFALALRFLQARRPFLLQRAAQQQDVTHLLVCSAAAHRNETRRVGLLLDFWVKQTQGETSALRSGRKPGLIWAMTPFDQRITHGHHCDAAVQRFVGNPGDAWGAMLAMDEKGLQRMTGYLVNEVQRGGKLQRIASQRTEIQRELTENLLGCWHQEADGEHPAQRTRIAETLLKALQTRTGVHGELLERLVPVRDTLRHLFLQRQHQLNRSAADEYRISEDDPFGIGMTIDLLSDQPLTAVQSSYHHAPLVDHEVEFAQNVYCHWVNQLRLLPDNGPLLALLGISKPTLERLTEELITASVRQQLEDALIRVLADSDTHGLPAEQIADRQVSRALSVLGDFVAWLGFQQLPETQRPESRINPGQKIFAKPEAQTVSLGPDQRLNRLALKPNNHAAFYIYDWLVALNEMIVQNAGYAASGEISPEQRQKLAQILTRLARKDE is encoded by the coding sequence ATGAAATCGCTAAATAACATTCTGTCAGCACAGGCCAAAAACCAGGGTGATGCCCTGACGCAAGGCATCGGCCAGGCGCTGGAATGGCTGGAGGTGAACCGCCAGCTGGCTCCGCGGCTTAACCGGGAAGCTGACCGTCTGACAAGCAAACTACTGCGCCAGCATAACCGGGCCGTCGTGCTGGCGCGCCAGGCAGAACAGCCATGCGCCATCGGGCTGTTTGGCCTGGCTCAGGCCGGTAAGTCGTATCTGGTGAACGCACTGGCCGCCAGCAGCAAAGGACGCATCGAATGCGCGCTCGGCAACAGCGTATTGGATTACGCCAGCCAGCTGAATCCGCAGCAGCAGACGGCTAACCTGGTGCTGCGTTTCAGTGGCCGGCAGCACAGCAGCGACAGCCGCTGGCCGGTTCAGCTGGACCTGCTCACCGAATGTGAAATAGTGGCCATCCTGGCGCTGCAATATCATCAGACTTGCGGTTCTCATCCCGGTGAAACGGCGGCCTTCGACGAGCAGCAGCTGGAAGATAAAGTGCAGAATGTGGCGATGTATCGCCAGCCGGAGGGGATCGACGGCATTGACCGTCACCAGATGGTCGCGCTGTGGGACGCTATCCGTTTGATCCTGCCGGCCAACTCCGCGCTGGAGAGTCATTTCTGGCCGCAGGCGACCGAACTGGCCCCGCAGCTCGGCGTGGACGAACGTGCGCGACTGTTTTCGCTGCTGTGGGGCGAAGACCGCCAGCTTACCGCGCTTTACCGTCAGCTGGCGCACGTATTACATCATCTTTCTTGCGTGGAGCAGGTGCTGGCCCCGCTTAGCGTGCTGGATGAGCCTTGCTACAGCCTGCTCTACAGTTCCGGGGTCAGCCAGTTTAATGCTGCCACCGACCTGACAATACAGGTGCTGCCACGCCATAACGGGCGCGGGCTGGCTCCGGTCAGCGTGGCGCTGGCAGAATTAACCCTGTTAAGCCGGGAAATCGTGCTGCCGCTGTACAGCGCACCGCGTGAAGAACTGTTCAGCGAGGTCGACCTGCTGGATTATCCCGGATTCACCACTCCTTCGGTACTGCCGGATGATGAGCAGTTTGCGCTGGCGCTGCGCTTTTTGCAGGCACGCCGTCCGTTTCTGTTACAGCGCGCGGCGCAACAACAGGACGTCACCCATCTGCTGGTATGCAGTGCAGCGGCTCACCGTAACGAGACCCGCCGGGTGGGGCTACTGCTCGACTTCTGGGTGAAACAGACTCAGGGAGAAACCAGTGCTTTACGCAGTGGACGCAAGCCGGGCCTGATCTGGGCAATGACACCGTTCGATCAGCGTATCACCCACGGTCATCATTGCGATGCGGCGGTACAACGCTTCGTGGGCAATCCGGGCGATGCCTGGGGCGCGATGCTGGCGATGGATGAGAAAGGCTTGCAGCGCATGACCGGTTATCTGGTTAACGAAGTGCAGCGCGGCGGCAAGCTGCAACGCATTGCCAGCCAGCGTACTGAGATCCAGCGCGAGCTGACGGAAAACCTGCTGGGCTGCTGGCATCAGGAGGCGGATGGTGAACATCCGGCACAGCGCACGCGTATTGCTGAAACGCTGCTAAAAGCATTACAGACGCGTACCGGCGTGCACGGTGAACTGCTGGAGCGTCTGGTGCCGGTGCGTGATACTCTGCGCCATCTGTTCCTGCAGCGTCAGCATCAGCTCAACCGCAGCGCCGCCGATGAATACCGCATCAGCGAGGACGACCCATTCGGAATCGGTATGACCATCGACCTGTTAAGCGACCAGCCGCTGACAGCGGTGCAAAGCAGCTATCACCATGCGCCGCTGGTCGATCATGAGGTGGAATTTGCGCAAAACGTCTATTGTCATTGGGTTAATCAGCTGCGCCTGTTGCCGGATAACGGCCCGCTGTTGGCGTTGCTGGGCATCAGTAAACCCACGCTGGAGAGGCTAACCGAAGAGCTGATCACCGCCAGCGTACGTCAGCAGCTGGAAGATGCGCTGATCCGCGTGTTGGCCGACAGCGATACGCACGGACTGCCCGCCGAACAGATCGCCGATCGTCAGGTATCACGCGCGCTTAGCGTACTGGGGGATTTTGTTGCGTGGCTGGGTTTTCAGCAGCTGCCAGAAACACAGCGGCCGGAAAGCCGCATCAATCCAGGGCAGAAAATTTTTGCCAAACCTGAAGCGCAAACCGTCAGTCTGGGGCCGGACCAGCGTTTAAACCGGCTGGCGCTGAAGCCGAACAATCATGCCGCGTTTTATATTTACGACTGGCTGGTTGCCCTGAACGAGATGATTGTGCAAAACGCCGGTTATGCTGCCTCAGGCGAAATCAGCCCGGAGCAGCGGCAAAAACTGGCGCAGATATTAACGCGGCTGGCCCGTAAGGATGAATAG
- a CDS encoding FAD-binding protein has product MSTPKTDVVVIGAGPVGLLCAWLGRLCGLQMAIVDTTPGPLTVGRADALNARTLQLLEIVNLFDSLYPEGKPCRTSSVWTNGGFVLRQTQWWDELEGCFHKHFLMLGQTHLEHLLDDKLQGAGAAVCRNTSVIDIKVSDEGCTTILSTGKTLHSRLAIGADGAHSWVRHHFNVPFEVTRPQISWAVLDGIIYTDFPKTPEIIVFQNATAEVAWVPRERDLDRFYVRMDTKIFTIEQVIARINLAMQPYRLCFRKIVWFSQFSVKESVAEHFAISDKIYLAGDACHVHSVNGGLGLNTGLADAFNLMWKINMVLRHGASWPLLRLYQQERKPVASGVVKTSAELVRATKYSNEGTHAADYLKIVESRAGYVTGMGIHYGEHELHGKRLSDFIVTCDGGQTSTRIYTLLDYRFFTLLVFGDSKVTLNMPSFVKVMHIDEEMSPYRQLIMLVRPDSYIAVSSSLSDITPIAAYLDALFARSLPPGAGPVISGHRGTASQT; this is encoded by the coding sequence ATGAGTACGCCGAAAACAGACGTTGTGGTCATCGGGGCCGGTCCTGTAGGGTTACTTTGCGCCTGGCTCGGCCGGTTATGCGGCCTGCAAATGGCGATCGTAGATACTACGCCAGGGCCACTGACGGTGGGGCGGGCAGATGCCTTGAATGCGCGCACTCTGCAACTGCTGGAGATCGTCAATCTGTTTGACTCTCTCTATCCTGAGGGAAAACCGTGCAGAACGAGTTCCGTATGGACCAACGGGGGATTCGTGTTGCGTCAGACTCAGTGGTGGGATGAGCTGGAAGGCTGTTTTCACAAGCATTTTCTGATGCTCGGGCAGACGCATTTGGAACACTTACTGGATGATAAGCTACAGGGTGCTGGTGCTGCAGTCTGCCGCAACACCTCCGTGATAGATATCAAGGTCAGTGATGAGGGATGTACAACAATATTATCAACCGGCAAGACGCTCCATTCCAGACTGGCCATCGGTGCTGATGGCGCACACTCGTGGGTACGTCATCATTTCAACGTTCCCTTCGAGGTGACCCGTCCACAAATCAGCTGGGCCGTGCTGGATGGCATCATTTATACCGACTTCCCCAAGACACCGGAGATTATTGTTTTCCAGAACGCGACTGCTGAAGTGGCGTGGGTTCCGCGCGAAAGGGATCTGGACCGTTTTTATGTGCGTATGGATACAAAAATTTTCACCATTGAGCAGGTTATTGCGAGGATTAACCTCGCCATGCAGCCATACAGGTTGTGTTTCAGGAAGATCGTTTGGTTTTCTCAATTTTCGGTGAAGGAGTCAGTGGCCGAACACTTTGCCATCAGCGACAAAATTTACCTGGCGGGCGATGCCTGTCATGTTCATTCGGTTAATGGTGGCCTGGGCCTTAATACCGGACTGGCGGATGCTTTTAACCTCATGTGGAAAATAAACATGGTGTTGAGGCATGGCGCGTCATGGCCACTGCTCCGACTTTACCAGCAAGAGCGTAAACCGGTGGCATCCGGCGTGGTGAAGACGTCTGCCGAGCTGGTACGCGCGACAAAATACTCAAATGAGGGAACGCACGCGGCTGACTATCTGAAAATAGTCGAAAGCCGGGCCGGATACGTGACAGGGATGGGCATTCACTACGGTGAACATGAACTGCACGGTAAACGCCTGTCAGACTTCATAGTAACCTGCGATGGCGGGCAGACAAGCACGCGGATTTATACGCTTCTTGACTATCGTTTCTTCACGCTTCTGGTCTTTGGCGACAGCAAGGTGACGTTGAATATGCCGTCGTTTGTAAAAGTGATGCACATTGATGAAGAGATGAGTCCGTACAGGCAGCTCATTATGCTGGTGCGCCCGGACTCGTACATTGCGGTATCTTCTTCGCTTTCTGACATCACGCCAATCGCTGCTTATTTAGATGCATTGTTTGCGCGTTCGCTTCCGCCCGGTGCCGGCCCCGTCATCTCTGGCCATCGCGGCACAGCGAGCCAGACTTAA
- a CDS encoding TauD/TfdA dioxygenase family protein → MNPADLPDTLDVAPLTGETGEPCSFGILIKPCRAGRHIGELSVTWLRALVYSHQLVVLRGFDHFASSDSLTRYCATFGEIMMWPYGAVLELVEHANPDDHIFANSYVPLHWDGMYLDTVPEFQLFQCVHAAGDMQGGRTTFSSTNAALRIATPAVRELWARAHGRYQRSVELYSNTVEAPIIGIHPLREFPVIRFCEPPDENDATFLNPSSYSFGGINKDEEEMLLVSLMKTLRDPRVYYAHQWQTGDFVLSDNLSLLHGREQYTHHSGRHLRRVHIHGRPQIANHHLVRSE, encoded by the coding sequence ATGAACCCCGCCGACCTGCCAGACACCCTGGACGTGGCGCCGCTGACCGGGGAAACCGGAGAACCCTGCTCCTTTGGGATATTGATAAAACCGTGCCGTGCGGGCCGTCATATCGGTGAGCTGTCCGTAACATGGCTGCGAGCGTTGGTGTACAGCCATCAGCTGGTGGTACTGCGTGGTTTTGATCATTTCGCCAGCAGTGACAGCCTGACCCGCTATTGTGCGACCTTTGGTGAGATAATGATGTGGCCTTATGGTGCCGTGCTCGAACTGGTTGAGCACGCTAATCCTGACGACCACATTTTTGCTAACAGCTATGTGCCGCTGCATTGGGATGGGATGTACCTTGACACCGTGCCGGAATTCCAGCTTTTCCAGTGTGTCCATGCCGCCGGCGACATGCAGGGCGGACGGACGACATTTTCGAGTACTAACGCGGCGCTGCGTATTGCAACACCAGCCGTCCGGGAGCTGTGGGCGCGCGCTCACGGGCGCTATCAGCGCTCAGTCGAACTTTACAGCAACACGGTAGAAGCGCCCATTATCGGCATCCATCCACTGCGTGAATTTCCCGTTATACGCTTCTGCGAACCACCGGACGAAAATGATGCAACCTTCCTCAATCCTTCAAGTTATTCGTTCGGGGGGATCAATAAAGACGAAGAAGAGATGCTGCTTGTCAGCCTGATGAAAACGCTGCGGGATCCGCGGGTATATTACGCGCATCAGTGGCAGACGGGTGATTTCGTTCTCAGTGACAACTTATCGCTGCTGCACGGTCGCGAGCAATACACCCACCATTCTGGCCGTCACCTGCGCCGGGTGCACATCCATGGCCGTCCACAAATCGCTAACCATCATCTTGTGAGGTCAGAATGA
- a CDS encoding L-tyrosine/L-tryptophan isonitrile synthase family protein: MSVHIHSDSPLLILREIDRNRRGYSAYKSCPDHRDLCECFKKTHHSKIKAFVKANRPIEFILPAFPAKSPNKNKVLGYLPDMAERISLAFLNDFCQRIERIYPPGAKLTICSDGRVFGDLIRTSDEKISAYQAGIRQLIADQRANRLDLFNLEDFQPFADCAGSFDEIRQRLIDEFAHPVEAIKRQLMTEEGGRRLYCAITRFLYEDGLMPGYSGSKSKLQQDSRQRAIRVIKRSQAWGALLAHHFPQAIRLSIHPQPAHSQKIGIHMIPTKDSWLTPWHGVAVEEEGKFVLMIRSEAESLRAHIVMRDNQQSHYQIGCPALRDHCDLAKRKMP; encoded by the coding sequence ATGTCAGTTCACATTCATTCAGACAGTCCCCTGTTGATCCTCAGGGAAATAGATCGAAACCGACGAGGTTATTCGGCGTATAAATCTTGCCCGGATCATCGCGATTTATGCGAATGCTTTAAAAAAACCCATCATTCTAAAATAAAAGCCTTTGTCAAGGCTAACCGGCCGATTGAATTTATATTGCCTGCGTTTCCGGCTAAATCACCCAATAAGAATAAAGTGCTGGGGTATTTACCCGATATGGCAGAAAGGATATCGCTGGCGTTTCTCAATGATTTTTGCCAACGGATAGAGCGGATATATCCCCCAGGGGCAAAATTAACTATTTGCTCCGATGGTCGGGTTTTTGGCGATCTTATTCGCACCAGCGATGAGAAAATTAGCGCTTATCAGGCGGGTATACGACAACTTATTGCCGATCAGCGGGCAAACCGTCTTGATTTGTTCAACCTTGAGGATTTCCAACCGTTTGCAGACTGTGCCGGCAGCTTCGATGAAATTCGCCAGAGGCTGATTGATGAATTTGCACATCCTGTCGAAGCGATCAAGCGGCAGCTGATGACGGAGGAGGGAGGACGGCGACTTTATTGTGCCATCACCCGCTTTCTTTACGAAGACGGTTTGATGCCGGGTTATTCCGGCTCCAAAAGCAAATTGCAGCAAGACTCCAGACAACGTGCTATCCGGGTTATTAAACGTAGTCAGGCATGGGGCGCGCTGCTTGCACATCATTTTCCACAAGCCATTCGCCTGTCGATCCACCCGCAGCCGGCTCACAGCCAGAAAATCGGCATTCATATGATACCAACAAAGGACAGTTGGTTGACCCCGTGGCACGGGGTGGCCGTTGAGGAAGAGGGCAAGTTTGTGCTGATGATACGCAGTGAGGCCGAAAGTCTGAGGGCGCATATTGTGATGCGGGATAATCAGCAGAGTCATTATCAAATCGGTTGCCCGGCGCTGCGCGATCATTGTGATTTAGCAAAAAGGAAGATGCCATGA
- a CDS encoding barstar family protein has product MQRVDFDLQRMEDSADFYRQFALKFNLDVFGANQDALWDVLTGGVPLPLCITLRHLQGHPQQAGLERIVAVMKEAEQETGGAFSVHIR; this is encoded by the coding sequence ATGCAGCGGGTCGACTTCGATTTACAGCGTATGGAGGACAGCGCTGACTTTTACCGTCAGTTTGCGCTCAAATTTAACCTCGACGTGTTTGGTGCCAATCAGGATGCACTCTGGGATGTACTTACCGGCGGCGTGCCGTTGCCGCTATGCATCACACTACGCCATCTGCAAGGCCATCCACAGCAGGCCGGGCTGGAGCGCATTGTGGCGGTGATGAAGGAAGCAGAGCAGGAAACGGGCGGGGCATTCAGCGTTCATATCCGTTAA
- a CDS encoding ribonuclease domain-containing protein — protein MNKKRIIVAMLAIIASYALSLKPWQAPAPASRPEAQIGAARSDSRNISVLTQQRRVADYLQQHDRLPGYYMRKAEARRQGWDPAKGNLCSVLPGKAIGGDRFSNREGGLPDKAGRRWFEADVNYQCGHRGTDRMLYSSDGLIFVTNDHYRHFERVN, from the coding sequence ATGAATAAAAAACGGATCATCGTGGCCATGCTGGCCATTATCGCCAGCTATGCCCTGTCACTAAAGCCCTGGCAAGCGCCCGCGCCCGCCAGCAGGCCCGAGGCGCAGATCGGCGCTGCCCGTTCGGATAGCCGTAATATCAGCGTACTGACGCAGCAGCGACGCGTGGCGGATTACCTCCAACAGCATGATCGGCTGCCGGGCTACTACATGCGTAAGGCAGAAGCACGGCGCCAGGGATGGGATCCGGCAAAGGGCAACCTGTGCAGCGTGCTGCCCGGTAAAGCGATTGGCGGTGACCGCTTCAGCAATCGTGAGGGCGGGCTACCGGACAAGGCCGGGCGGCGCTGGTTTGAGGCCGATGTCAACTACCAGTGCGGCCACCGTGGCACGGATCGGATGTTGTACTCCAGCGACGGGCTTATCTTTGTAACCAACGACCACTATCGTCATTTCGAGCGGGTGAACTAA